The following proteins are co-located in the Sporosarcina pasteurii genome:
- a CDS encoding transcriptional regulator, protein MLSVQRMTPFFTKQEDFRLRLVFAYQYFSIIKGGEVFQFVPTEGKEIVINLKSLQVENLGEIFVFQRGSRFLRLPLYQLLLISDLHIHLNTILEGHVNPNKDTNVSEDVIIESEHIIATLENENRIRMIDYALETDDLSLFHKLTEGLQEI, encoded by the coding sequence ATGCTTTCAGTTCAAAGGATGACGCCATTTTTCACTAAACAAGAAGATTTTCGGTTACGGTTAGTGTTTGCTTATCAGTACTTTTCTATTATTAAAGGAGGGGAAGTATTTCAATTTGTACCGACAGAAGGTAAAGAAATTGTGATTAATTTAAAAAGCTTACAAGTAGAAAATCTCGGTGAAATTTTTGTATTCCAACGAGGAAGCCGATTCCTGCGTTTACCACTGTATCAGTTGTTACTCATCTCAGATTTGCACATACACTTAAACACGATATTAGAAGGGCATGTGAATCCAAACAAAGATACGAATGTGTCGGAAGATGTCATCATTGAGTCAGAGCATATTATAGCCACCTTAGAAAATGAGAACCGTATTCGGATGATTGACTACGCACTAGAAACGGACGATTTATCATTATTTCATAAACTCACGGAAGGACTGCAAGAAATTTGA
- a CDS encoding PolC-type DNA polymerase III, with protein sequence MVFTAEQLLKENRRRTRSVRSTSMGIRKYKMARQIPEDYIVLDFETTGPRPGADRIIQIGAIKYINNEKTEVYYTLINPRRYIPHDVTKRTTITNYLVEDAPFIEDKINELIDFIEGLPIVTHNASLHMNFLYAIEHMEGVEIPAFKVIDTARLARKSLSGFTHQKLEQLTTYLQLEYEAQDTISNCEAIHNIYQLCTTK encoded by the coding sequence ATGGTATTTACAGCAGAGCAGCTGTTAAAGGAAAACCGACGTCGGACTCGAAGCGTAAGAAGTACGTCAATGGGTATTCGAAAATATAAAATGGCTAGACAAATTCCGGAAGATTATATTGTACTAGATTTTGAAACGACTGGGCCAAGACCTGGTGCGGATAGAATTATACAAATCGGTGCGATTAAATATATCAATAACGAAAAGACAGAAGTTTATTATACATTGATTAATCCTCGTAGATATATCCCCCATGATGTGACAAAGCGTACGACGATCACAAACTACTTGGTAGAAGATGCACCATTTATCGAGGATAAAATAAATGAATTAATTGATTTTATAGAAGGGTTACCAATTGTCACTCATAACGCTTCGCTGCATATGAATTTTTTATATGCGATTGAACATATGGAGGGCGTTGAAATTCCAGCTTTCAAGGTGATTGACACAGCGCGATTGGCAAGAAAAAGCCTCTCGGGATTTACGCATCAAAAACTTGAGCAATTAACAACGTACTTACAGTTAGAATACGAAGCGCAAGATACGATTAGTAACTGCGAAGCCATTCATAACATCTATCAACTTTGTACAACCAAATGA
- a CDS encoding efflux RND transporter periplasmic adaptor subunit, with product MIKFRNIAIALAVSAFLATNFYLLYSEKSVIPKLLYVKEYERMTTKDYEEKLFKETLVAPLETHTVYVNDEDAVELWLVMEGDSVAVGQELALLNTDRADGERDLWETERAVLLQQERELQGMIDELASMRANATSNNASNVDRNENVTEVEGRTTIELGLNIGFVVDVTQEGAYSQAIAAIEQQLTDVSRQLAVVEAQLAQDDSRPALISPVTGTVSKVTRHGTSLAVDIYSQEQVLVTYVKDEEWQKVEEGQQAQIQGGSLGKVLDGNVLAVSKVPAKENNLFEAYKELDSIEARNPLAYYEVRVLPDEPLENIPFAANLNATVTVNDATDAVAIQKDWTRPSEEGEVLVTRLEDNGKPVVITATTPFDLNGRTIITEGLNYGDIVMHEPTLRQFEYAPKIFLTFPTYKPKKEEWKAYGWRNYLEAMLIK from the coding sequence ATGATTAAGTTTAGAAATATCGCCATAGCGCTTGCGGTGAGTGCTTTTTTGGCGACGAACTTCTATTTACTTTATAGCGAGAAAAGTGTCATACCAAAATTACTCTATGTAAAAGAATATGAACGTATGACAACGAAAGACTATGAAGAAAAATTATTTAAAGAAACTTTAGTAGCCCCGTTGGAAACCCATACGGTGTATGTGAATGATGAAGATGCTGTTGAACTTTGGTTGGTTATGGAGGGAGACAGTGTTGCAGTTGGACAAGAACTTGCCTTGTTAAACACGGATCGTGCGGACGGGGAGCGAGATTTATGGGAAACAGAGCGTGCTGTACTACTTCAACAAGAACGAGAGTTGCAAGGCATGATAGATGAACTTGCTTCAATGCGTGCTAATGCGACCTCGAATAATGCTTCCAACGTGGACAGAAATGAAAATGTAACTGAAGTTGAAGGGAGAACAACAATTGAACTCGGTTTAAATATAGGGTTTGTTGTTGATGTTACCCAAGAAGGCGCATATAGCCAAGCGATTGCAGCGATTGAACAACAATTGACGGATGTTTCGCGTCAACTTGCTGTAGTCGAAGCACAGTTGGCACAAGATGACTCAAGACCCGCACTTATTAGTCCTGTAACAGGAACAGTTTCTAAAGTAACGCGACACGGTACCTCATTGGCTGTAGATATTTATAGTCAAGAACAGGTGCTAGTCACTTATGTAAAAGACGAAGAGTGGCAGAAAGTAGAAGAGGGACAGCAAGCTCAAATACAAGGTGGCTCTTTAGGAAAGGTATTAGATGGAAATGTTTTAGCCGTTTCTAAAGTCCCTGCAAAAGAGAACAATCTATTTGAGGCATACAAGGAATTAGATAGTATTGAAGCAAGAAATCCACTAGCTTACTATGAAGTTCGTGTGTTACCGGATGAACCACTAGAAAATATCCCATTTGCAGCGAATTTGAATGCGACGGTCACTGTAAACGACGCAACGGATGCAGTCGCGATACAGAAAGATTGGACTCGACCATCTGAAGAAGGTGAAGTTCTAGTAACGAGACTTGAAGATAATGGTAAACCGGTAGTCATTACGGCAACGACACCTTTTGATCTAAATGGGCGTACCATTATTACAGAAGGATTAAACTATGGGGATATCGTTATGCACGAACCCACTTTACGTCAATTTGAATACGCTCCTAAAATATTTCTTACTTTCCCGACGTATAAGCCGAAGAAAGAAGAATGGAAAGCATATGGTTGGCGAAATTATTTGGAAGCGATGTTGATTAAATAG